One genomic segment of Desmodus rotundus isolate HL8 chromosome 5, HLdesRot8A.1, whole genome shotgun sequence includes these proteins:
- the YIF1A gene encoding protein YIF1A isoform X2, translating into MAYHSGYGAHGSKHRTRAAPDPPPLFDDTSGGYSSQPGGYPAPGADVAFNVNHLLGDPMANMAVAYGSSIASHGKDMVHKELHRFVSVNKLKYFFAVDTAYVAKKLGLLVFPYTHQNWEVQYSRDVPLPPRQDLNAPDLYIPTMAFITYVLLAGMALGIQKRFSPEVLGLCASTALVWVALEVLALLLGVYLATVRSDLSTFHLLAYSGYKYVGDGYYVALAWTSSALMYFTVRSLRTATLGPDSMVGPAPRQHLQLYLTLGAAAFQPLIIYWLTFHLVR; encoded by the exons ATGGCTTATCATTCGGGCTACGGAGCTCACG GCTCCAAGCACAGGACCCGGGCAGCTCCagatcctcctcccctcttcgaTGACACAAGCGGTGGTTACTCCAGCCAGCCAGGGGGATACCCAGCCCCAGGAGCCGACGTAGCCTTCAATGTCAACCATTTGCTTGGAGACCCAATGGCCAACATGGCTGTGGCCTATGGCAGCTCCATCGCATCCCATGGGAAGGATATGGTGCACAAGGAG ctgcaCCGTTTTGTGTCTGTGAACAAACTCAAGTATTTTTTCGCTGTGGACACAGCCTATGTGGCCAAGAAGCTCGGGCTACTGGTCTTCCCCTACACACACCAG AACTGGGAAGTGCAGTACAGTCGTGATGTCCCTCTGCCCCCACGACAAGACCTCAACGCCCCTGACCTCTATATTCCCA CGATGGCCTTCATCACCTATGTGCTGCTGGCTGGGATGGCACTGGGCATTCAGAAAAG GTTCTCCCCAGAGGTGCTGGGCCTTTGTGCAAGCACAGCACTGGTGTGGGTTGCGCTGGAggtgcttgctctgctcctgGGCGTCTACCTGGCGACCGTGCGCAGTGACCTGAGCACCTTCCACCTGCTGGCCTACAGCGGCTACAAATACGTCGG TGACGGCTACTACGTGGCGCTGGCCTGGACGTCGTCTGCACTCATGTACTTCACT GTGCGCTCTTTGCGAACGGCAACCCTGGGTCCTGACAGCATGGTGGGGCCAGCCCCTCGGCAGCATCTCCAGCTCTACCTGACTCTGGGAGCAGCGGCCTTCCAGCCCCTCATCATATACTGGCTGACCTTCCACCTGGTCCGGTGA
- the YIF1A gene encoding protein YIF1A isoform X1 — MAYHSGYGAHGSKHRTRAAPDPPPLFDDTSGGYSSQPGGYPAPGADVAFNVNHLLGDPMANMAVAYGSSIASHGKDMVHKELHRFVSVNKLKYFFAVDTAYVAKKLGLLVFPYTHQNWEVQYSRDVPLPPRQDLNAPDLYIPTMAFITYVLLAGMALGIQKRFSPEVLGLCASTALVWVALEVLALLLGVYLATVRSDLSTFHLLAYSGYKYVGMILSVLTGLLFGSDGYYVALAWTSSALMYFTVRSLRTATLGPDSMVGPAPRQHLQLYLTLGAAAFQPLIIYWLTFHLVR; from the exons ATGGCTTATCATTCGGGCTACGGAGCTCACG GCTCCAAGCACAGGACCCGGGCAGCTCCagatcctcctcccctcttcgaTGACACAAGCGGTGGTTACTCCAGCCAGCCAGGGGGATACCCAGCCCCAGGAGCCGACGTAGCCTTCAATGTCAACCATTTGCTTGGAGACCCAATGGCCAACATGGCTGTGGCCTATGGCAGCTCCATCGCATCCCATGGGAAGGATATGGTGCACAAGGAG ctgcaCCGTTTTGTGTCTGTGAACAAACTCAAGTATTTTTTCGCTGTGGACACAGCCTATGTGGCCAAGAAGCTCGGGCTACTGGTCTTCCCCTACACACACCAG AACTGGGAAGTGCAGTACAGTCGTGATGTCCCTCTGCCCCCACGACAAGACCTCAACGCCCCTGACCTCTATATTCCCA CGATGGCCTTCATCACCTATGTGCTGCTGGCTGGGATGGCACTGGGCATTCAGAAAAG GTTCTCCCCAGAGGTGCTGGGCCTTTGTGCAAGCACAGCACTGGTGTGGGTTGCGCTGGAggtgcttgctctgctcctgGGCGTCTACCTGGCGACCGTGCGCAGTGACCTGAGCACCTTCCACCTGCTGGCCTACAGCGGCTACAAATACGTCGG GATGATCCTCAGTGTGCTCACAGGGCTGCTCTTCGGCAGTGACGGCTACTACGTGGCGCTGGCCTGGACGTCGTCTGCACTCATGTACTTCACT GTGCGCTCTTTGCGAACGGCAACCCTGGGTCCTGACAGCATGGTGGGGCCAGCCCCTCGGCAGCATCTCCAGCTCTACCTGACTCTGGGAGCAGCGGCCTTCCAGCCCCTCATCATATACTGGCTGACCTTCCACCTGGTCCGGTGA
- the CNIH2 gene encoding protein cornichon homolog 2: MAFTFAAFCYMLTLVLCASLIFFVIWHIIAFDELRTDFKNPIDQGNPARARERLKNIERICCLLRKLVVPEYSIHGLFCLMFLCAAEWVTLGLNIPLLFYHLWRYFHRPADGSEVMYDAVSIMNADILNYCQKESWCKLAFYLLSFFYYLYSMVYTLVSF, translated from the exons ATGGCGTTCACCTTCGCCGCGTTCTGCTACATGCTCACCCTGGTGCTGTGCGCCTCCCTCATCTTCTTTGTCATCTGGCAC atcATAGCCTTTGACGAGCTGCGGACTGACTTCAAGAACCCCATCGACCAGGGGAACCCAGCGCGGGCA CGCGAGCGTTTAAAAAACATCGAACGCATCTGCTGCCTCCTGAGGAAG CTGGTGGTCCCGGAATATTCCATCCACGGCCTCTTCTGTCTGATGTTTCTGTGCGCGGCAGAGTGGGTGACCCTGGGCCTCAACATCCCCCTCCTCTTCTACCACCTCTGGAG GTACTTCCACCGCCCTGCGGATGGCTCCGAGGTCATGTATGATGCGGTCTCCATCATGAACGCTGACATCCTCAACTACTGCCAGAAGGAGTCCTGGTGCAAACTCGCCTTCTACCTGCTTTCCTTCTTCTATTACCTGTACAG TATGGTTTATACACTGGTGAGTTTCTAA
- the RAB1B gene encoding ras-related protein Rab-1B has translation MNPEYDYLFKLLLIGDSGVGKSCLLLRFADDTYTESYISTIGVDFKIRTIELDGKTIKLQIWDTAGQERFRTITSSYYRGAHGIIVVYDVTDQESYANVKQWLQEIDRYASENVNKLLVGNKSDLTTKKVVDNTTAKEFADSLGIPFLETSAKNATNVEQAFMTMAAEIKKRMGPGAASGGERPNLKIDSTPVKQAGSGCC, from the exons TGACTACCTGTTTAAGCTGCTTTTGATTGGTGACTCGGGCGTGGGCAAGTCATGCCTGCTTCTGCGGTTTGCT GATGACACATACACAGAGAGCTACATCAGCACCATCGGGGTGGACTTCAAGATCCGAACCATTGAGCTGGATGGCAAGACCATCAAACTTCAGATT TGGGACACAGCTGGTCAGGAGCGGTTCCGGACCATCACATCCAGCTACTACCGGGGGGCTCATGGCATCATTGTGGTGTATGACGTCACCGACCAG GAGTCCTACGCCAACGTGAAGCAGTGGCTACAGGAGATCGACCGCTACGCCAGCGAGAATGTCAATAAGCTCCTGGTGGGCAACAAGAGCGACCTCACCACCAAGAAAGTGGTGGATAACACCACAGCCAAG GAGTTTGCAGACTCTCTGGGCATCCCCTTCTTGGAGACAAGTGCCAAGAATGCTACCAACGTGGAGCAGGCGTTCATGACCATGGCTGCTGAAATCAAAAAGCGGATGGGGCCTGGGGCCGCCTCAGGGGGTGAACGGCCCAACCTCAAGATCGACAGCACCCCTGTGAAGCAAGCTGGTAGCGGCTGTTGCTAG